A region of the Vigna unguiculata cultivar IT97K-499-35 chromosome 9, ASM411807v1, whole genome shotgun sequence genome:
CCACCTCATTTAGTTCGAATGCCaatttcataccaaacccatcatctaCAATCCATGAATCATGCCACGCATACATAACActccattatatatatttctcatcATAGCAATCATACTTGAACAAATATCAATCATCcaagagcaacaaagcaatccAACATTGCACCTTCTCGCtcagcccctcgctcaggctgaagggtctcgcttaggcgagacgatctcgcccaagcaagcccccttcgcctaggcgatgACTCGAAAAAGGAAGCAGAAACACACACGggatcttgcttaggcgagacccctctcgcctgggcgagatgctcgctcgctaaAAAAGCCgagctggtcgcctgggcgacctttcgcgcaaAAGTTCTGGGCGAGTCCCCGTTcatctcgcctagacgagattggctcgcttaggcgagattaacaggtctcacCATTGTTCTCCTGTAATAGTCGCACCCATCAATCCAAAATAACACACCAAAACATTGCAAGTATTCAGAACATCAACTCAGCCAAAAACTCTCAGCACACAAGTAAAGCAGTAGTACAAATGGAGCACGCGAgtgggttctagcttcccttacttggaaagggGTTTAAAAAGGGCTTTGGCAGCCAAACGTGGAAAGCACAACAGCTCCAGGAACGAACGGAGGAGCTGAAAGAACAACAAAGCAGGAACACGGGATGGGTTACTAGGAAACCCTAACTGGAAAACGTGAAGAGAAACAAAGAAGACTAGTACGGGTTAGCAAcagtacttacatggagtagaaaTCAGCTTCGAGCTAGCTTGATGATGGCGGAAtcctaaaccctagcagagctttctGTGAGAGGGAGGGAGAGGTGACGGCTGAATCTGTGAGAGTGTGAGAGTGGGAACGTTAGGGCAACTGCGGACCAGCTTTATCCTTTGGGCCAGCTCTTTGGCCCATCAGATTTTGGGGCAACCCTTTTTATTAAgggttataaaaaaatagggCCTTACAAActatcattcaacactatttcaatgggttatttggactttgtttaacatttatgaatgttatgtattgtattttatttgaatttacgattaacatatgttgttaaatatttattttttattttttttgtaaatacctacGAGTACGCGTGGATATtcgtgaatattaaaaaattatgcgggtacccgcataatggaTATCCGACAGATATGTGTACGAGTACGAAACatatatttatccaacgggtagggtacgtgagagctactacccgtaccctacccgccccgttgacatccctagttataattgataataataataataataataataataataataataataataataataatataaaaataaaataataaatattataaaaaataggttatattgttgtaaatgttattattccactacaagaaaatgcttcattagtaactaattttagtgaccaaaagttgttagttactataattactaatttagatacaagtttacaaagtaaaaaaaatattggttgctaaaatagttactattatgaataaaaaattataattggtcactaaattggtttttaaaattagctaccatagttttggctaccaaagaaaactggtcactaaaatttagctacctaagtttttggctaccaattataattttttatttatattagtgactatttagtaaccaataaattttaattttgtaaaatggtatctaaattggtcactatagtgactaataacttttagtcactaaaattggtgactaataagacattttcttgtagtgttcaAGTAATGAAGTAGTTAATCTAAGTGATAtgataataattacaattttaaatataataaatgaaattgatatcacaatatGGTGCAGTTATAtgattttacgaaataattataataacatgtGACTAGAGATGTCAATAGGGCGAATAACTCCCCGTACCTTACTTGCTAGATAAATATCTGCCTCGTACCCATACCTATATCCATGAGAGTATCTGTTATGCGGATacccacatatttttttaatatccacggatatcTATGtgtacccgcaaatatttacaaaagaaaattttagtatttaataacaaattttaatcataaattcaaataaaaatacaatacataacatttataaattttaatgaaaatgacccatttaaatagtgttgaatgacaatttacaaataaatgaagattttttaaaaccaattgataacgggtacgggtatccacgggtagggatactatgatacccgtacccgtcccgttaataagcaagtataaaaaatacacataccCGTTATCTGGTGGTATCCATCTTCAATAtccattttttattcattaaagaTTTTACCCGCGggtacatatttttttgaatcCCTACATGTGACCCATGTGTGCACgggtatttttgttttttgtttgtttttattttaaatctttttagaacaataatataattgttatttatatttatttaaccattaaaattattaataataatattaatataaattataagtataaattttttaaaagattaaaaatatatttagcaaaagtattaagtataataacaatttttataattaaaaaaacacttctAATAATAACATCgttatgaatagtaataataataataaaaataataatgataccaataataacaaactaatgataataagaatgtttatgctataaatattaatgtcaatgctAATACTAAGACTAATGTTAACGAAaataatctatatttatatataaagatatacatcaacaacaaaacaaataaaaaagacaagtaattgaaatatgatcccACAGTAAGTAAAATTAAGATGAGTGTTTAactgtaataataataataataataataataataataataataccattataataatatcccgtagtgataataataataataataataataataataataataataataataataataataataatataactacataaataaagagatacacattttttgtgtcctcttttgtttttacaattttatcctcttaattattactttttaaatttaaataattattcataataaaaaattatttgtaagttttatcattttactaatttcagtaattattttttcattcaaataattacacagatatagagataaaatgaacaacaaaacagtGCAATTAATTAAGATGAAATCCCAtaataaacaaaagtaaaatgtgtgtctcataataataataataataataataataataataataataataataataataataataataataataataataccactataataatatcgcgaaatgataaaaaaataatacaactacatatataaagagataaacaacatctttggtgtctttttttattttttaaattttatcctcttgattattatattttaaatttcaacaattatttataataagaaaattatttttcatttttattaaattactaattttagtacctattttttgaattaaaacaattgttcaaatgtaaaaataaataaacaacaataaaataaaaaggacaagTAATTGAGAATGTCCCATACATAGTAAGTAGAAGTGAAATGTGTATCTAActataataatcataaaaaacaataataatattaactattataatagttatagttctatttaataataataataatagtaatataataataaaaataattatagttcatactaatgataataatactatcaataataataatgatagtaacaataccactataataatatcgcgaaatgataaaaaaaatacaactacgtataaagagataaacaacatctttggtgtcttttttttattttttaaattttatcctcttaattattatattttaaatttcaacaattatttataataagaaaattatttttcagttttattaaattactaattttagtacctattttttgaattaaaataattgttcaaatgtaaaaataaatgaacaacaataaaataaaaaggacaagTAATTGAGAATGTCCCCTGCATAGTAAGTAGAAGTGAAATGTGTATCTAACCATAATAATCAtaaaacacaataataatattaactattataataattatagttctatttagtaataataatattaataataataatagtaatataataataaaaataattatagttcatattaatgataataatacttatagttaataataataataataataataataataataataataattatagataataataaaaataagtataattatagttagagttgataataataatttataacaataataataaatataaaaataaaataatcatattttttaatattaatgataataataataataataataataattatatttataatgataataacagtaataacaattatagataataaaaataattttaataataatagttatagttgttattaatataatatttttgaaatgcCAATTTTTTTAACGAGATGTgaaagtaattataataataatatagtaattactaataattttagtactatcattacaaataatatttataataataatattactaatattgcttataattttattattatcattataaataatatttataattagaaataatacttataaaaataacaatattaatataataattattaatagttttactactatcactacaaataacatttataataataatattattaataattacaaataataatattatttattatcattataataataataataataacattgcttataattttactactattactactaataatatttataataataatattattaataattataaataacaatataaaaatattaaaaataataatattacttattattgttgtaataatactaatattgtttataattttggtACTATTACTactcataatttttataataatattattatttttaattattaataataatattattaataattaaaaataataatattacttattatcattataataacattgcttataattttactactattactactaacaatatttataataataatattattaataattataaataataatataaaaatattaaaaataataatattacttattataattataattataataatacttatattttttataattttgctaCTATTACTactcataatatttataataataatattattaataattacaaataataatacttataaaaatattataaataataatattacttattattgttgtaataatactaatgatgcttataattttatactattactacaaataatatttatagttataaagttattataaataataatgttacttattattattattattattattataataatactaatattgcgtataattttattactattactactaatcatatttataataataatattattaataattataaataataatacttataaaaatattaaaaataataatattacttataattaatattatagttaaaattataaataaataaaaaaaataaaattcaagtcCTTTTGtactaaagttttaaaatgacaaaaacaattaatttttgtgacatttattaataaaaaaaggataatataataattttagtaatatcttacttttttaatatataatatatataatagatttaaCTTAgtctctttttattttcttttaagaaaataaaaataattgatatatttcCTTTTCTAAAAGAATCTGCTGTAGAGATGACGTAACATAAAACCCATTCTAAAATAATAGAAGATATAACTAAGATGTCCTTTTCGttatattttaaagaacaaTTACCATATTAACTCTCTCTAAAAAATATCACACGGAAAGATTGTGATGCATACGAAAAGAAACAGAAAACTCGTATTGTTTTAGGGTGAATACACTCCTGCATGAGTCCACACAATTGTTTCTCACACAACCTTAAAATGTTATATCAAGATTCACTGAACTTTAGCCAAAATGATTGCACCATTTCAAGAGCATGAGTGCCTAGTATGTCGGCTCCAGGCAAAAGGTAGAACTACAAAAGGACACTTCCTTGGAGTCCAATAACCATCACCTTCAACATGGTCTTCATATCTTGCAGTAGAATCATGATCACAATCCTATTTTTCTTGGTTTGTGTTGGATTCAGCGATGGTGCCAATGTGACACCCTCTGAGGGGAGAAGAGGGAAGTGGCAACTGCTCCTTAACAGCACCGGCGTGGTTGGCATGCATCTGGCTTTAACCTACAGAAACACAGTCATAATGTTCGATCAAACTGGAGCTGGCCCTTCCAGTTACAAACTCCGTAGACGCTTCAATGGAAGCACGTGCAGCAGAAGCAGGCATGATATGATGGACTCCACATGCTATGCTCATTCTGTAGAGTATGACATTAGTACCAATAAAGTGAGGCCTCTGAGGCTTGAAACTGATCCTTGGTGTTCCTCTGGTTCATTTATGAGCAATGGTACTCTTCTACAAATAGGTGGTAATGAAAAAGGTGCCAAAAGGGTGAGATTCTTTAGGCCCTGTGAGAATCACCGATGTGACTGGATGCTATCAAAGAAAACACTATCTGATAGGAGGTGGTATGCTTCAAGTCAGCTACTACCAGAACATGATAGGGTGGTGGTTGTTGGTGGAAGAAGAGCTTTGACATATGAATTTGTACCAAAAATCAGTCCTGGAGAAAAATCCTTTGACCTTCCATTCTTGCACCAAACCAATGACAGGAACGAAGGAGGGAACAACCTGTACCCTTTTCTCCACCTTTCATCAGACGGAAACCTGTTCATTTTCGCCAACCGTGATTCCATCCTACTCAACCTGAGAAGAAACAAAGTGATCAAGACCTTCCCTCGGATTCCAGGAGAAGGGTCGAGAAACTATCCAAGCTCAGGCTCATCTGTGATACTCCCATTGGACCACAGAGACAACTTCCAAAAAGTGGAGGTTATGGTGTGTGGAGGTTCATCCACTGGAGCCTTCTCAGCTGCTGCTAAGCGAAGATTCTTGGAAGGGTTAAGATCATGTGGAAGAATGGTGATCACAGGAGACAAGAACAAGTGGGATATGGAGCACATGCCGAAGCCACGTCTCTTACATGACATGGTGATTCTCCCTAGAGGTGATATCCTAATCATAAATGGTGCTGAACGAGGGTCTGCGGGATATGACAATGCTAGAAACGCTTCTCTTGAACCTTTTCTGTACAGCCCCAGCAAAAGACTTGGAGCAAGGTTCACAGTCCTTATGTCGACCAAGATAGCAAGAGTGTATCACTCATCAGCAACTCTTCTTCCTGATGGGAGGGTGTTGGTTGCGGGTAGTAACCCTCATGGGAGGTACATTTTTCACAATGTTGCATACCCAACTGAGCTAAGACTTCAAGCATTTGTTCCATACTATATGGAGAGGAGGTACCATAGCTTGAGGCCTAGTAACGTGACCATAGAATATAGTGGTACCAGCCATGCAATTGAGTATGGGAACGAGTTTAGAGTTAGGTTCTTCCTGAAGAGGAGGCCTAGCAATGAGATGGGGTTCAGTGCCTATGCACCACCGTTTACCACTCATTCCTTTGCCATGAATCAGAGGATGCTGAAGCTGAGGTGCAGGAGCTTGAAGAGAAGTGGTCATGGATGGGTGGTTGCAGTGTTGGAAGCCCCACCATCATCCCTTGTTGCACCTTCTGGTTACTACATGCTCACGGTTCTCAACGGTGGAATTCCGAGCATGTCTCAGTGGGTTCGGTTTGGACACGCCTAAGCCTTTCTTTGTTCAATAATTCAGTTCCAGAGTAGTGATTAAAGAAGAAACTTTCTTAAGGGAGAAACCAGAAAGAAATGTTAATTTATGTAACGAAAAAACTATACTTAAATTCTGCATGAATTAGAAGGTCCCTTAATCCAAACATCTCCATCTTTACCTACAAATCAACTCAAATCAATGCAAATTCACTCCCTCAAATCCACACCccaatccaaacacaacattagTAAAAGAACAAAacttaatttgaattaaaaaattaatgtaattaataagAAACACACCTTCATAAAAATAGTCAAGAACAAAAGATCAAATTTCCTTTCAACTCGTAGTGTCAAATAGAAACATATATATCCTTAGTGATCTTCAAGTAGATAGAACACATCC
Encoded here:
- the LOC114163482 gene encoding aldehyde oxidase GLOX-like, translating into MVFISCSRIMITILFFLVCVGFSDGANVTPSEGRRGKWQLLLNSTGVVGMHLALTYRNTVIMFDQTGAGPSSYKLRRRFNGSTCSRSRHDMMDSTCYAHSVEYDISTNKVRPLRLETDPWCSSGSFMSNGTLLQIGGNEKGAKRVRFFRPCENHRCDWMLSKKTLSDRRWYASSQLLPEHDRVVVVGGRRALTYEFVPKISPGEKSFDLPFLHQTNDRNEGGNNLYPFLHLSSDGNLFIFANRDSILLNLRRNKVIKTFPRIPGEGSRNYPSSGSSVILPLDHRDNFQKVEVMVCGGSSTGAFSAAAKRRFLEGLRSCGRMVITGDKNKWDMEHMPKPRLLHDMVILPRGDILIINGAERGSAGYDNARNASLEPFLYSPSKRLGARFTVLMSTKIARVYHSSATLLPDGRVLVAGSNPHGRYIFHNVAYPTELRLQAFVPYYMERRYHSLRPSNVTIEYSGTSHAIEYGNEFRVRFFLKRRPSNEMGFSAYAPPFTTHSFAMNQRMLKLRCRSLKRSGHGWVVAVLEAPPSSLVAPSGYYMLTVLNGGIPSMSQWVRFGHA